A window of the Candidatus Nitrosotalea okcheonensis genome harbors these coding sequences:
- a CDS encoding cobyrinate a,c-diamide synthase codes for MNIPRIVVAGATSGVGKTSITTAIIHGLKERGYSVQPFKVGPDFIDPSYLSAVSGKIARNLDSWMMGKNTVLENFVQNSQEDISIIEGVMGYYDGFSGKSSFASTYDVANITKSNVILVLDASKAARSVAATALGFKNFEKNSRICGIILNKIGSKKHETLCRDALKKVGLEVLGVIPRDNDLNLESRHLGLVPVREKQYLDKKIKSIAKSLSGFIEVEKIIKLARNGPSLPKIPLRKNEKIQTRIAVALDESFNFYYQDNLDELQRLGAELVFFSPISDNKIPPCAGIYIGGGFPEVKGDLLQKNKTMMRLVKKYAEDGMPIYAECGGLMYLTKSIRYKSGKFTMVGLFDAVTVMEKRLKLNYTSAKARAKSPFSLQSKTVRGHEFHYSELDLLPKDSTFAYDMSIGIGIKDKKDGLTVHNTLASYMHVHFANSPIAANFVKSCISYSRK; via the coding sequence ATGAATATACCAAGAATTGTTGTTGCTGGTGCCACAAGCGGCGTAGGAAAAACATCTATAACAACTGCGATAATACATGGACTAAAGGAAAGAGGGTACTCGGTCCAGCCGTTCAAGGTGGGGCCGGACTTTATTGATCCTAGCTATCTAAGTGCCGTCTCAGGAAAAATTGCACGCAATCTTGATTCATGGATGATGGGAAAAAATACAGTCCTTGAGAACTTTGTCCAAAATTCGCAAGAAGATATTTCCATAATTGAGGGCGTGATGGGATACTATGATGGGTTTAGCGGCAAGTCAAGCTTTGCAAGCACATACGATGTTGCAAACATAACAAAATCAAATGTAATTCTTGTCTTGGATGCAAGCAAGGCTGCCCGCTCTGTTGCTGCAACTGCACTGGGATTTAAAAATTTTGAGAAAAACTCTAGAATATGCGGTATAATCTTGAATAAAATTGGAAGCAAGAAACATGAGACTCTGTGCAGGGATGCGCTAAAAAAAGTAGGGCTTGAAGTACTTGGTGTGATTCCACGTGACAACGACCTAAATCTGGAATCGCGACATCTTGGCCTTGTACCTGTACGGGAGAAACAATACCTTGACAAAAAAATTAAATCAATTGCCAAGTCACTCTCAGGTTTTATTGAGGTTGAAAAAATTATCAAGCTTGCAAGAAATGGGCCCAGTCTGCCAAAAATTCCTCTCAGAAAAAATGAGAAGATACAGACAAGGATTGCAGTGGCACTTGACGAGTCCTTTAATTTCTACTATCAGGACAATCTGGATGAACTGCAAAGACTTGGTGCAGAACTTGTGTTCTTTAGCCCCATCTCGGACAATAAAATACCTCCCTGTGCTGGTATCTACATTGGCGGTGGATTTCCAGAGGTCAAGGGAGACTTGCTTCAAAAAAACAAGACCATGATGAGACTGGTAAAAAAATATGCGGAAGATGGCATGCCAATTTATGCAGAATGTGGAGGGCTGATGTACCTGACCAAATCCATAAGATACAAGTCTGGAAAATTTACAATGGTTGGGCTTTTTGATGCTGTAACAGTAATGGAAAAGAGGCTAAAACTGAATTACACCAGTGCCAAGGCTAGGGCCAAGTCTCCATTTTCATTACAATCAAAGACTGTCAGGGGCCACGAGTTTCATTATTCGGAACTTGATCTGTTGCCCAAGGATTCTACATTTGCATATGACATGTCAATTGGCATTGGCATAAAAGACAAAAAAGATGGCCTGACCGTACACAATACGCTTGCATCATACATGCATGTGCACTTTGCCAATTCTCCAATTGCTGCCAACTTTGTAAAGTCATGCATCTCTTATTCGAGAAAGTAG
- a CDS encoding precorrin-8X methylmutase, whose translation MITQKGQSIEDKSMEIIDSEIGTHPYSPDEWTIVKRIIHSTADFDFARDNKVVFHKDAIQSAIDALQKGCNIVVDVNGVIGGFNKDNMKKFGNQVICNISDPIVIEEAKKLNKTRAQTSMRLAAKQMNRGIVAIGNAPTALVEVVQMIKEGLTSPALVIGIPVGFVCAVESKDELRASNVPYITNIGRKGGSPCASAIVNALYKILAARKSS comes from the coding sequence ATGATCACACAAAAGGGCCAGTCAATTGAAGACAAGAGCATGGAAATAATAGACAGCGAGATTGGCACCCACCCATACTCTCCTGACGAGTGGACAATAGTAAAGAGGATAATCCATTCCACTGCAGATTTTGACTTTGCAAGAGATAACAAGGTGGTTTTTCACAAAGATGCAATACAGAGTGCCATAGATGCGTTGCAGAAAGGCTGCAACATAGTAGTTGATGTCAATGGAGTTATAGGCGGTTTTAACAAGGACAACATGAAAAAGTTTGGGAATCAGGTGATATGCAACATATCAGATCCTATTGTAATAGAGGAAGCAAAAAAACTCAACAAGACACGCGCCCAGACTTCAATGAGACTTGCAGCCAAGCAAATGAATCGCGGGATAGTGGCAATAGGCAATGCCCCCACTGCACTTGTCGAGGTAGTACAGATGATAAAGGAGGGCCTGACATCTCCTGCACTTGTGATTGGAATCCCAGTTGGATTTGTCTGTGCAGTCGAGTCAAAGGACGAGCTTCGTGCAAGCAATGTTCCATACATCACAAACATCGGCAGAAAGGGAGGCAGTCCATGTGCATCTGCAATTGTTAACGCATTGTACAAAATTCTTGCAGCAAGAAAGTCTTCCTAG
- a CDS encoding sirohydrochlorin chelatase — protein MKRGLLLIDRGSKEREASEELEIICKEAKKKGGYAFAEYCFLEVTPPYIDDGIKKCLKSDIDSLTIVPYFLYPGKKVKAAVTEVIKYQSATNVKFLVTKPMSMHMTLVNLVRNRIKSALDKGKVLLPDNKIDVLVIGHGSKDPNAKMSIKYVVDELGRSYRNVDYCFLEIEEPNIEQGIQMCKKRDPEVLVVVFYFLHEGAHVKTDINADLKPALEKHKLNQVLITQHLGTDQKMVDLIIERAQEVET, from the coding sequence TTGAAACGGGGCCTGTTACTAATAGACAGAGGAAGCAAGGAAAGAGAAGCATCAGAGGAGCTTGAGATTATCTGCAAGGAAGCAAAGAAGAAAGGTGGATATGCTTTTGCAGAATATTGTTTCCTAGAGGTAACCCCGCCATACATTGATGACGGAATTAAAAAGTGCCTAAAAAGCGATATCGATTCACTAACCATAGTTCCATACTTTTTGTATCCAGGAAAAAAGGTAAAGGCAGCTGTTACAGAGGTCATAAAGTACCAGTCAGCAACAAATGTAAAATTTCTTGTCACAAAACCCATGTCCATGCACATGACACTTGTGAATCTGGTCAGAAACAGAATCAAGTCAGCGCTTGACAAGGGCAAGGTTTTGCTGCCAGACAACAAGATAGATGTCTTGGTAATAGGACATGGAAGTAAAGACCCCAATGCAAAAATGTCTATAAAATATGTAGTAGATGAGCTTGGCCGCTCTTACAGAAATGTAGATTATTGTTTTCTTGAGATCGAAGAGCCAAACATAGAACAGGGAATACAAATGTGCAAGAAAAGAGATCCAGAGGTCCTAGTGGTTGTATTTTATTTTTTACACGAGGGCGCACATGTAAAAACAGATATCAATGCTGACCTCAAGCCCGCATTAGAGAAACACAAGTTGAACCAAGTCTTGATAACACAGCATCTAGGGACTGACCAGAAGATGGTTGACCTTATTATTGAAAGGGCTCAGGAGGTAGAGACATGA
- a CDS encoding cobalt-precorrin 5A hydrolase: MDNVAIIAITKNGIEIATLLKKHFSTWRIFSPSKLRQDGKDIQWFDESTTLKIKELFENNEALVCIFSLGAVIRLIAPHMRDKKTDPAVVVIDDTAKFVISTLSGHLGGANELAEKIGSTLGAIPVITTAADVNKTIAVDLLGKEFGWEIDDISSVTKVSAFMVNEEKIGVFQDAGEKDWWMPKKELPKNVHIYKSLDEMMTSDCKGFLVISDKIIENSKIKGRVVIYRPKTLVVGVGLHWDTTKDTIREGMNFCLSKFQMSPRSVAKFASIKKEADVKGLQELSSEMKVPLEYFDKTDLCAISIPNPSDVVQTFEGTPSVSEASAIKASGGELVVQKHKFPPNLTIAIARRAS, encoded by the coding sequence GTGGACAATGTAGCAATAATTGCAATAACAAAAAACGGTATTGAGATAGCAACTTTACTCAAGAAACACTTTTCCACATGGAGGATATTTTCACCATCAAAGCTTCGACAAGACGGAAAAGATATCCAGTGGTTTGACGAATCCACCACTTTGAAAATAAAAGAATTGTTTGAAAACAATGAGGCATTAGTATGCATTTTCTCTCTTGGTGCAGTGATCAGATTGATTGCCCCGCATATGAGGGACAAAAAGACAGATCCGGCAGTGGTGGTAATAGATGATACTGCAAAATTTGTCATAAGCACGCTTTCAGGCCACCTGGGAGGGGCAAACGAGCTTGCAGAAAAAATAGGTTCCACCCTTGGCGCCATTCCTGTCATCACTACAGCAGCAGATGTAAACAAGACAATTGCAGTCGACCTGCTTGGAAAGGAGTTTGGCTGGGAGATTGACGATATTTCAAGTGTAACCAAAGTTAGCGCATTCATGGTAAACGAAGAAAAAATAGGAGTCTTCCAGGATGCGGGTGAAAAAGACTGGTGGATGCCAAAAAAAGAGCTTCCAAAGAACGTCCACATTTACAAGTCGCTTGATGAAATGATGACATCTGACTGCAAGGGATTTCTTGTCATTTCAGACAAGATTATAGAAAATAGCAAGATCAAGGGACGTGTTGTCATTTACAGGCCAAAGACCCTGGTTGTGGGAGTTGGCCTGCACTGGGACACTACAAAGGATACCATTAGGGAAGGGATGAATTTTTGCCTCTCAAAGTTTCAAATGAGTCCAAGATCAGTTGCCAAGTTTGCATCAATTAAAAAAGAAGCGGACGTAAAGGGATTGCAGGAATTATCAAGCGAGATGAAAGTACCATTAGAGTATTTTGACAAGACAGATCTTTGTGCAATCAGCATACCAAACCCTTCAGATGTTGTACAAACATTCGAGGGTACGCCAAGTGTATCAGAGGCTTCTGCAATCAAGGCCTCAGGCGGAGAGCTGGTTGTACAAAAACACAAGTTCCCCCCCAACCTCACAATTGCAATAGCAAGGAGAGCAAGTTGA
- a CDS encoding cobalt-precorrin-5B (C(1))-methyltransferase, which yields MSEEDKPKENMRTGFTTGTCATAGAKAALLSIINQSKTDFVNVTLPKKSQIQIKIENCEFSKQSATCTVIKDGGDDPDVTHGAEIRTQVTLTGNIGKIELDGGEGVGRVTKPGLGLDIGAAAINPTPKKMINENVLEVAGNILTKNGIKIIISVPKGKDLAIKTDNPRLGILGGISILGTSGIVIPYSTASFAASIRQSIEVTRAMGDDTVILTTGGRSEDFTRKLFDLPDHCFVQMGDFSGYTVQVCAKKGIKKAHVAGFIGKLAKMSMGVKQTHVKGSKVDMVFLSELAKRCGAPQDVVDSIKKANTARHVFEIINEKNISGYFDIICEEAHKQLGKYSDNKFEIEVIMFDFDGMVIGVYPRRNKYLET from the coding sequence ATGTCAGAAGAAGACAAGCCAAAGGAAAATATGAGAACAGGCTTTACGACGGGAACATGTGCAACAGCTGGCGCAAAAGCCGCATTGCTTTCAATCATAAATCAAAGTAAAACAGATTTTGTCAATGTAACACTGCCAAAAAAATCACAAATTCAGATCAAGATAGAAAATTGCGAGTTTTCAAAACAAAGTGCAACATGTACCGTAATAAAAGACGGCGGGGACGACCCAGACGTGACTCATGGGGCAGAGATAAGAACACAGGTTACGCTTACTGGAAACATTGGCAAGATAGAGCTTGACGGGGGAGAGGGTGTTGGCAGGGTTACCAAGCCAGGGCTTGGACTAGACATTGGGGCTGCTGCAATAAACCCAACTCCAAAAAAAATGATCAATGAGAATGTTTTGGAGGTTGCAGGAAACATCCTTACAAAAAATGGAATCAAGATAATAATATCAGTTCCAAAGGGAAAGGATCTTGCCATCAAGACAGACAACCCAAGACTTGGAATCCTTGGGGGCATCTCAATTCTTGGAACAAGCGGCATAGTGATACCATATTCAACTGCGTCTTTTGCAGCATCAATCAGGCAAAGCATCGAGGTCACAAGAGCGATGGGAGACGATACTGTGATATTAACAACAGGCGGAAGAAGCGAGGATTTTACAAGGAAACTCTTTGATCTGCCAGACCACTGCTTTGTCCAGATGGGAGACTTTTCAGGGTATACAGTCCAGGTTTGTGCTAAAAAGGGAATCAAAAAAGCACATGTTGCAGGATTCATAGGAAAGCTTGCAAAGATGTCGATGGGCGTAAAGCAGACCCACGTCAAGGGCTCAAAGGTTGACATGGTATTTCTCTCAGAGCTTGCAAAAAGGTGTGGTGCCCCGCAAGATGTAGTGGACAGCATAAAAAAAGCAAACACGGCAAGACATGTATTTGAGATAATCAATGAAAAAAATATTTCCGGCTATTTTGATATTATATGTGAAGAGGCCCACAAGCAGCTAGGAAAATATTCTGACAACAAGTTTGAGATCGAGGTCATAATGTTTGATTTTGACGGCATGGTTATTGGAGTTTATCCAAGGCGTAACAAATATCTTGAGACCTAA
- a CDS encoding J domain-containing protein, with product MNTADCHQILGVQAGASQKEIKNAYRQLSLKYHPDRNKDDVNGEKFKRVTEAYQQLRSEEKKKVKISESEVATKYSDFWKKYDKTENEEFHFGPNFTEFRRNFGAQDSQDYEHNQEKEGSPMITHLILYGGLGAVALWIILSTILK from the coding sequence TTGAACACGGCAGACTGTCACCAGATCCTAGGCGTCCAGGCAGGAGCATCCCAGAAGGAGATAAAAAATGCATACAGGCAGCTTTCCCTGAAATATCACCCAGACAGGAACAAGGATGACGTCAACGGGGAGAAGTTCAAGAGGGTGACAGAGGCATATCAGCAACTAAGAAGCGAAGAAAAGAAAAAAGTTAAGATTTCAGAAAGCGAGGTGGCTACCAAGTATTCCGATTTTTGGAAAAAATATGACAAGACAGAAAATGAAGAGTTTCACTTTGGGCCAAACTTTACAGAGTTTAGACGCAACTTTGGAGCCCAAGATTCACAAGATTATGAACACAACCAGGAAAAAGAGGGCTCGCCAATGATTACTCACCTCATACTTTATGGAGGTCTTGGAGCAGTGGCCCTGTGGATAATTTTATCTACAATATTGAAATGA
- a CDS encoding RNA-guided endonuclease InsQ/TnpB family protein, which yields MRNYKFRLYPTVSQEDVLVNNINVCRWVYNKFIDYSKKGSVSQFDLQDYLMELKQQESWLYNYHSKMLQMVCVQMSGSQKTLKSLRENGRKTGSLRFARYGEYRTFIYNQSGYKLENGKLTLSKIGDIKIKQHRTIHGKIKQVIITKTKSGKWYCSVSCELDKTQPPIINFKKSVGIDVGIKNFAYDSDVFVEPNPLNLKLLKPLVRMQKKMARRKYGSNNYLKAKKWYQIMHERIANRRKDFHHKLSTIYARKYDVIVVEKLNLIGMVKNHHLARNILDSGWNGFLQKSEYKTKMLIKVDPRNTSVECSECKTKVPKTLAIRIHSCPQCGLEIDRDHDASINILHKVIPSERRESTPVEISKRSMAQESHVFRHGQFTLSA from the coding sequence ATGAGGAACTACAAGTTCAGACTGTATCCAACAGTATCACAAGAAGATGTATTGGTGAACAATATCAATGTGTGTAGGTGGGTTTACAACAAATTCATTGATTATTCAAAGAAAGGATCTGTTTCCCAGTTTGATCTACAGGACTATCTGATGGAATTGAAACAACAGGAATCTTGGCTATACAACTACCATTCCAAGATGTTGCAAATGGTATGTGTACAGATGTCTGGATCTCAAAAAACATTAAAATCATTAAGAGAAAATGGCAGAAAGACTGGCAGTCTGAGGTTTGCAAGATATGGAGAATATAGAACTTTTATCTACAACCAGTCAGGATATAAACTGGAAAATGGTAAACTAACACTTTCAAAAATAGGAGATATCAAGATCAAACAACACCGTACCATTCACGGTAAAATCAAACAGGTAATAATAACTAAAACAAAATCAGGTAAGTGGTATTGCTCTGTATCTTGTGAATTAGACAAGACACAGCCTCCAATAATTAATTTCAAAAAGTCGGTTGGAATAGATGTGGGCATCAAGAATTTTGCATACGATTCTGATGTATTCGTAGAACCAAACCCACTGAATCTAAAATTATTGAAGCCATTGGTCAGAATGCAAAAAAAGATGGCAAGGAGAAAGTATGGATCAAACAACTATCTCAAGGCAAAGAAATGGTATCAAATAATGCATGAAAGAATAGCAAACAGGCGAAAAGACTTTCATCATAAACTTTCAACAATATACGCAAGAAAATATGATGTAATAGTTGTTGAAAAACTAAACCTGATTGGCATGGTGAAGAACCATCACCTAGCAAGAAATATCCTGGATTCTGGATGGAATGGTTTCCTACAAAAATCGGAATACAAAACCAAAATGTTGATCAAAGTTGATCCAAGAAATACCTCAGTTGAATGTAGTGAATGCAAAACCAAAGTTCCAAAGACTCTGGCAATCAGGATACATAGTTGTCCTCAGTGTGGGTTGGAAATAGACAGGGATCATGACGCCAGCATAAATATTTTGCATAAAGTAATACCGTCGGAAAGACGGGAATCAACGCCTGTAGAGATCTCAAAGAGGTCAATGGCTCAGGAATCTCATGTCTTTAGACATGGGCAGTTCACTTTGTCGGCATAA
- a CDS encoding SDR family oxidoreductase, whose protein sequence is MNRLVVISGANGFVGRNVGMFLSKNGFQTISLVRKGKTVTFGKTITSETLSENSLVSKIRGSDALLHFIGKGMQTVNSDYTVNVGLAKNAVALCKKAKIKKIIYISGLGVDKHTTLGYFISKYKAEQEIILSGLDYTIFRASYVIGRDDPLSKNLKQQLEKGQMIIPGSGNYVFQPIFIDDVSRVITMALEEKKFSRKIIDLVGPQVVSYNTFVKKFLHGNKIRVKKIDFERAYHDALHNRGPFGIDDLGIMIGSYVGNHKKLASLAQMKFTRYDTVLKARGLS, encoded by the coding sequence ATGAATCGATTAGTTGTGATATCAGGCGCAAATGGTTTTGTGGGAAGAAACGTAGGAATGTTTCTCTCAAAGAATGGATTTCAAACTATATCACTTGTACGCAAGGGCAAGACCGTAACCTTTGGAAAAACAATAACATCTGAAACACTTTCTGAGAACAGTCTTGTATCAAAGATACGCGGCTCTGATGCACTGTTGCATTTTATTGGCAAGGGGATGCAGACTGTAAACTCTGACTATACCGTAAATGTTGGTCTTGCAAAAAATGCCGTTGCACTATGCAAAAAGGCAAAGATAAAAAAAATAATTTACATCAGTGGCCTGGGAGTTGACAAACATACCACACTTGGATATTTTATTTCAAAATACAAGGCAGAGCAAGAAATTATTCTCTCCGGGCTTGATTATACAATTTTTCGCGCATCATATGTGATAGGAAGAGACGATCCGCTGTCAAAGAATCTGAAGCAACAGCTGGAAAAGGGGCAAATGATAATTCCTGGCTCTGGCAATTATGTGTTCCAGCCAATCTTCATTGATGATGTATCCCGCGTCATAACCATGGCCCTGGAGGAAAAAAAATTCTCAAGAAAAATAATTGATCTGGTGGGACCGCAGGTGGTAAGCTATAATACTTTTGTAAAAAAATTTCTGCATGGAAATAAAATAAGGGTGAAAAAGATAGACTTTGAGAGGGCGTATCATGATGCACTGCATAACAGGGGACCGTTTGGTATTGATGATCTTGGTATCATGATAGGTAGCTATGTTGGCAATCACAAAAAACTTGCCAGTCTTGCGCAGATGAAATTTACAAGATATGATACTGTGCTAAAGGCCAGAGGCCTGTCTTAG
- the metK gene encoding methionine adenosyltransferase, translating to MASHRSYLFTSESVTEGHPDKICDQISDAILDEFLKQDPDSRVAVETLTTTGVVVVAGEVTSKARFDIQDVVRKTIKEIGYDNPLYGFDSESCSVLVSLHAQSPDISVGVTANDNKDQGAGDQGLMFGYATNETEDLMPMPILLAHKLTKRLAEARKKKELPWARPDGKSQVTVEYENEKPKRIDAIVISTQHSPDVTNEQIRKEIIDKVIKPVCGQLWNDKIKIHINPTGRFVIGGPPGDAGLTGRKIIVDTYGGMGRHGGGAFSGKDPSKVDRSACYMCRYIAKNVVAAGLADKCEVQVAYAIGVAEPVSLTVDTFDTCKIPEEQIENIVRKHFDMRPSSIISHLKLKNPIYRKSAAYGHFGRAEPEFSWEKTDKADVLRQASGL from the coding sequence ATGGCCTCTCATAGAAGCTATCTTTTTACTTCAGAATCAGTCACAGAGGGCCATCCAGACAAGATCTGCGATCAGATATCCGATGCAATTCTGGACGAGTTCCTAAAACAAGACCCAGATTCAAGAGTTGCAGTGGAAACGTTAACCACAACAGGTGTTGTGGTAGTAGCAGGAGAGGTTACCTCAAAGGCAAGATTTGACATCCAAGATGTAGTTAGAAAAACTATCAAAGAAATTGGATATGACAATCCATTATATGGTTTTGATTCCGAGTCTTGTAGCGTTCTGGTGTCGCTTCATGCACAAAGCCCTGACATTTCAGTTGGAGTCACTGCCAATGACAATAAAGATCAAGGAGCGGGAGACCAGGGCCTCATGTTTGGCTATGCAACAAATGAAACAGAAGACTTGATGCCCATGCCAATCTTGCTTGCACATAAGCTTACAAAACGTCTTGCAGAAGCAAGAAAGAAAAAAGAACTTCCATGGGCAAGACCAGATGGCAAGTCCCAAGTTACAGTAGAGTACGAAAATGAAAAACCAAAGCGCATAGATGCAATTGTAATTTCAACGCAGCATTCCCCAGATGTAACAAATGAACAAATTAGAAAAGAGATAATCGATAAAGTAATCAAGCCAGTCTGCGGCCAGCTGTGGAATGACAAGATAAAAATTCACATAAACCCAACGGGCAGATTTGTCATAGGTGGTCCCCCAGGGGATGCAGGGCTCACCGGAAGAAAAATAATTGTGGACACATATGGTGGCATGGGGAGACATGGAGGCGGTGCATTTTCTGGAAAAGATCCGTCAAAGGTAGACAGGTCGGCGTGCTACATGTGCAGATACATTGCAAAGAATGTAGTTGCGGCAGGACTTGCAGACAAGTGCGAGGTCCAAGTTGCATATGCAATAGGAGTAGCAGAACCAGTCTCTCTAACTGTAGATACATTTGACACATGCAAGATCCCCGAAGAACAGATTGAAAATATTGTAAGAAAGCATTTTGACATGCGCCCTTCTTCCATCATTTCCCATCTAAAACTAAAGAATCCAATATACAGAAAGAGTGCGGCATATGGCCATTTTGGAAGGGCAGAGCCAGAGTTTAGCTGGGAAAAGACAGACAAGGCAGATGTACTAAGACAGGCCTCTGGCCTTTAG
- a CDS encoding U6 snRNA-associated Sm-like protein LSm6, protein MSQAATPKRPLTTLQKGINKKVTVRLKSEIEYKGKMNNVDSYMNLIMTDAEEISNGKIVANYGRVIVRGNNVLFIKLENEL, encoded by the coding sequence TTGTCACAAGCAGCAACTCCAAAAAGACCTTTAACAACATTGCAAAAAGGCATTAACAAAAAAGTTACAGTTAGACTAAAAAGTGAAATCGAGTACAAGGGTAAGATGAACAATGTGGATTCATACATGAACTTGATCATGACAGATGCAGAAGAGATAAGCAATGGCAAAATAGTTGCAAATTATGGCAGAGTAATTGTAAGGGGAAACAACGTACTTTTCATAAAATTAGAAAATGAGTTATAG
- a CDS encoding ATPase domain-containing protein encodes MVRLISTGILGLDDLLGGGIASGTITDIFGPGGSGKTQLVMQISLNSLQDGTVLYLDATGGFRPERMLQLIRLQNLEPSLLDDVIVARMTNTAEQLEYVKKISEMKPNLVVIENITDLFAFEYSKEANLLEKHVRFMEYMHELSLTAISTKIPVVVTNMVRSIDGIEIENLNKSISMFTHKKIKLEKDGKVFKAQVFPSFGKRKEILYTITEAGLMQVSTP; translated from the coding sequence TTGGTTAGATTGATTTCCACTGGCATTTTGGGACTGGATGATTTGTTGGGAGGCGGCATAGCATCTGGTACGATAACTGATATTTTTGGGCCCGGAGGAAGCGGTAAAACACAACTTGTGATGCAAATTTCCCTGAACTCGTTGCAAGATGGCACTGTACTATACCTGGATGCCACTGGAGGATTTCGGCCAGAAAGGATGTTGCAGCTAATCCGGTTGCAAAATTTAGAGCCCTCGCTTCTTGATGATGTCATTGTGGCACGCATGACAAATACTGCAGAACAACTAGAATATGTCAAAAAAATTTCTGAGATGAAACCCAACTTGGTTGTGATAGAAAACATAACAGACTTGTTTGCGTTCGAGTATTCCAAGGAAGCAAATCTGCTTGAAAAACATGTTAGATTCATGGAGTACATGCATGAGCTTAGCCTGACTGCAATCAGCACCAAGATTCCTGTTGTTGTAACCAATATGGTACGAAGTATCGATGGAATAGAGATTGAAAACTTGAACAAGTCAATTAGCATGTTTACCCACAAAAAGATAAAACTTGAAAAAGACGGCAAAGTGTTCAAGGCCCAAGTTTTTCCCTCGTTTGGAAAAAGAAAAGAGATATTGTATACCATAACTGAGGCGGGATTGATGCAGGTCTCTACACCTTAA